The following proteins come from a genomic window of Malus domestica chromosome 02, GDT2T_hap1:
- the LOC139190665 gene encoding uncharacterized protein: MEHTVQESDPGSRHEGKGKERAGSVPWKDLRVATRPKDFGDINNCLAGRRFAFDELGEPLAKDESDCDRMLKLSSYVMAEYHDRLQEVERYKAKLKENKQLVDEARRNKGLLTQALQLKDETMESLKR, from the exons ATGGAGCACACTGTCCAGGAAAGTGATCCTGGTTCCCGCCATGaggggaaaggcaaggaaagagctggcagtgtcccgtggaaggacttgagggttgccacgcggccaaaggattttggggatatcaacaattgcttggcagggcgtcgattcgccttcgatgagctcggagagcccttagctaaggatgaatcggattgcgaccggatgttgaagctgtcttcatat gtcatggccgagtatcacgacagactgcaagaggttgagcggtacaaggcaaaactgaaggagaataagcagcttgtggacgaggcccgaaggaataagggacttttgactcaggctctccaactgaaggacgaaaccatggagagcttgaaaaggtga